A genome region from Methanobacterium aggregans includes the following:
- a CDS encoding DUF2070 family protein, which yields MSGQDKVVGLSKYMVSLPSTNFSVLSMLFISFIVGTVASLIHPAAGDSILYSVVYGGASGFLIFGLMSMMAGAMTQPMINALEGRHMKMKQSMFLSLISMFIIAVIYVIGSVISSFTVYNYTIDALIFGAAVIFAIRTIVLWTTSNISLLKSIPAATTQPALIISMVVVLVSLTSLTTNIGYFSIIPLLFKIIIASLILVTAIYSFVTIIESPMKRNLGVGGLELLSLFLAHTTEGSNALEGIFEDIGEAIDTITGVISFRDKNGMKAVFITPGVHPGPVGNIGGGNMPTEIAESFDVFTMVSHGPSTHDFNPVSGREVKKVEKVVKDSLVTAEYAARASKFIRVQSGNARIGAQYFNDALLLLATFAPQGFDDIDFGVGLAVSNLAKAVTGAENVVLVDCHNSFKGEGGRILPGNREVFELMEAVEKLPKLDKDETLRMGCAHNPLNEISKDDGVGQSGLKVMVVEVAGERTAYIVLDSNNMKIGFRARIQDALADLDIQNLEVMTTDTHFVNTLSGGHNPVGTKKPDEIITAIVECTQEAINDIEDVEVASDVPKIQGIKTMGPLHSTELVTTISSIVAVSRIFAPLMFIFAFLFAFLWIFYWAL from the coding sequence ATGTCAGGACAGGATAAGGTAGTAGGTCTCAGCAAGTACATGGTAAGTCTTCCATCAACGAATTTTTCAGTTTTGTCCATGCTTTTTATAAGTTTCATTGTGGGAACTGTGGCTTCCCTGATACACCCAGCAGCCGGGGATTCAATACTCTACAGTGTTGTCTACGGTGGTGCTTCAGGATTTCTCATCTTCGGTTTGATGTCCATGATGGCTGGAGCAATGACCCAGCCCATGATAAATGCCCTTGAGGGCAGGCACATGAAGATGAAACAGTCCATGTTCCTGTCACTCATTTCAATGTTCATAATTGCGGTTATCTACGTTATTGGAAGCGTTATTTCTTCATTCACAGTTTACAATTACACCATCGATGCTCTGATATTTGGAGCTGCTGTTATCTTTGCAATACGAACCATAGTGCTCTGGACAACCTCCAACATCAGCCTCTTGAAGTCCATACCTGCTGCTACAACCCAACCTGCCCTGATCATATCCATGGTGGTGGTGCTGGTTTCACTCACCAGTCTCACCACCAACATTGGCTACTTCAGCATCATCCCACTGCTCTTCAAGATCATCATTGCATCTTTGATACTGGTCACTGCAATCTACTCCTTCGTGACAATCATTGAATCTCCTATGAAGAGAAACCTCGGAGTTGGTGGGCTTGAACTTCTGAGCCTGTTTCTGGCACACACCACAGAGGGGTCCAATGCACTTGAGGGAATCTTCGAGGATATTGGTGAGGCAATCGACACAATAACCGGCGTTATAAGTTTTAGGGATAAAAATGGTATGAAAGCTGTTTTCATAACACCAGGAGTACATCCAGGACCTGTGGGTAACATAGGTGGGGGTAACATGCCAACTGAAATTGCTGAAAGCTTCGATGTATTCACAATGGTTTCACACGGCCCCTCAACCCATGACTTCAACCCTGTGTCTGGAAGGGAGGTTAAGAAGGTTGAAAAGGTTGTTAAGGATTCCCTGGTCACTGCAGAGTACGCAGCAAGGGCAAGTAAATTCATAAGGGTTCAAAGTGGTAACGCACGTATAGGTGCCCAGTACTTCAACGATGCCCTGCTTCTTCTTGCAACCTTTGCACCCCAGGGGTTTGATGATATAGACTTCGGTGTGGGACTGGCTGTTTCAAACCTTGCAAAGGCAGTTACAGGGGCTGAGAATGTTGTGCTGGTTGACTGCCACAACTCCTTCAAGGGAGAGGGTGGAAGAATACTCCCTGGTAACAGGGAAGTCTTCGAATTAATGGAGGCCGTTGAAAAACTTCCAAAACTTGATAAGGATGAGACACTGAGAATGGGATGTGCACACAACCCCCTTAATGAGATCAGCAAGGACGACGGTGTTGGTCAGAGCGGTTTGAAGGTCATGGTGGTTGAGGTTGCAGGTGAGAGAACTGCTTACATAGTTCTTGACTCAAACAACATGAAGATAGGATTCAGGGCAAGGATCCAGGATGCACTCGCGGATCTTGATATTCAGAATCTGGAGGTTATGACAACTGACACCCACTTCGTTAACACCCTCTCAGGGGGCCACAACCCTGTGGGTACCAAGAAGCCAGATGAAATAATCACTGCAATCGTTGAATGCACACAGGAAGCCATTAACGATATTGAGGATGTTGAGGTGGCATCTGATGTTCCCAAGATCCAGGGTATTAAGACCATGGGCCCCCTGCATTCAACTGAGCTTGTTACAACCATAAGCTCAATCGTGGCTGTGAGCAGAATATTCGCACCCCTCATGTTCATATTCGCATTCCTATTTGCATTCCTATGGATATTCTACTGGGCAC
- a CDS encoding FumA C-terminus/TtdB family hydratase beta subunit: MNLKLETPLSTHETKKLQVGDTVYLSGKIFTARDSAHKRIVEEGAPVNLKGEVIFHAGPIIRKLDDHYEMVAVGPTTSTRMNPYEPQVIRMGIGAIVGKGGMDEATSKALQETGTAYLTAVGGCAALYVKSVKKIRSVNWLDLGVPEAMWELEVHEFGPLIVTMDSQGRNLYDEVKKEA; this comes from the coding sequence ATGAATCTTAAGCTTGAAACACCATTATCAACCCATGAAACAAAGAAACTTCAGGTTGGAGATACAGTGTACCTTTCTGGAAAAATATTCACAGCCCGTGACAGTGCACATAAACGCATAGTTGAAGAAGGAGCTCCTGTAAACCTTAAAGGGGAGGTCATATTTCATGCAGGACCCATAATCAGGAAGTTGGATGATCACTATGAAATGGTTGCAGTGGGACCCACAACAAGCACCAGGATGAACCCCTACGAACCCCAGGTCATAAGAATGGGAATCGGGGCCATAGTTGGAAAGGGAGGTATGGATGAAGCCACATCAAAGGCACTCCAGGAAACAGGAACAGCTTACCTCACAGCAGTGGGTGGATGTGCAGCGCTCTACGTGAAATCAGTTAAGAAGATCAGGAGTGTTAACTGGCTGGATCTTGGAGTTCCAGAGGCAATGTGGGAACTTGAAGTCCATGAATTCGGACCCCTGATAGTTACAATGGACTCACAGGGAAGAAACCTCTATGATGAAGTCAAAAAAGAAGCCTGA
- a CDS encoding DUF6282 family protein: MMKSKKKPELTSSMDIDEPCSLESHFSGNCLTGAAGSEDVLVEPDLRGFIDTHIHTAPDVKPRLLNDLEAAEDAKLNGMGAIVLKSHLEPTAGRARIAETATGFRVLGGICLNKSVGGLNIEAVKTSTSMGGRMVWLPTTSYPETSMDEEKLEAIINLICEEDMVLATGHLQVPDIFRVIDMARSAGTKRILVNHPLTRVVGASVQEQKEMSRHAYLEHCFVACMEGHDCLDPGVIASAVKTVGSSRCIMATDFGQAHNPLPSQGLKLFVKIMIEQGLSMEDVHAMCIENPSKLLF; this comes from the coding sequence ATGATGAAGTCAAAAAAGAAGCCTGAATTAACCAGCTCCATGGATATTGATGAACCATGCAGCCTGGAATCCCATTTCTCAGGGAACTGTCTTACAGGTGCTGCAGGTTCAGAGGATGTTCTCGTGGAACCGGATCTCAGGGGATTCATAGACACCCACATCCACACAGCCCCGGATGTAAAACCCAGACTCCTGAACGATCTTGAAGCAGCAGAGGATGCCAAGTTGAATGGTATGGGGGCAATAGTCCTAAAATCCCATCTAGAACCAACAGCAGGCCGTGCAAGGATAGCAGAAACTGCAACAGGATTCAGGGTCCTGGGCGGTATCTGTTTGAATAAAAGTGTTGGAGGACTCAACATAGAGGCAGTTAAAACCTCAACCAGCATGGGCGGCAGGATGGTGTGGCTTCCAACCACCTCCTACCCTGAAACTTCTATGGATGAGGAGAAACTTGAAGCCATCATCAACCTCATCTGCGAGGAGGACATGGTGCTTGCAACAGGACACCTCCAGGTTCCTGACATATTCAGGGTTATTGACATGGCAAGGAGTGCTGGTACCAAACGCATTCTTGTGAACCATCCCCTCACACGTGTTGTGGGTGCATCGGTTCAGGAACAGAAGGAAATGTCACGACACGCTTACCTTGAGCACTGCTTCGTTGCCTGCATGGAAGGCCATGACTGCCTTGACCCTGGAGTTATTGCCAGTGCCGTTAAAACAGTTGGATCATCCAGGTGCATCATGGCAACTGATTTTGGTCAGGCACACAATCCCCTACCCTCACAGGGGTTGAAGTTATTCGTAAAAATAATGATTGAACAGGGACTTTCCATGGAGGATGTTCACGCCATGTGTATTGAAAATCCCTCAAAACTCCTGTTTTAA
- the csa3 gene encoding CRISPR-associated CARF protein Csa3 — protein MDYTLISTIYAIEPVMFCITNFSPKKVVLLREEDAPKDKLKVEEILAETLGKFIDIETKITSLYEVVRIARDTVDVIEQEAAQGRKIVVNISGGRKPQALGALFGCYARHKMIERIVYVTEEDKQVLDLPILNFGISETKLMVLEELKKGDISVKNLAIKIGISRGMTYNHIRELREMGFIAPDKLEITTAGELAVI, from the coding sequence ATGGATTACACGTTGATATCAACGATCTATGCAATAGAACCTGTTATGTTCTGTATAACCAATTTCTCCCCTAAGAAGGTTGTTCTTTTAAGGGAAGAAGATGCTCCGAAGGACAAATTAAAGGTTGAGGAAATACTGGCTGAAACCCTTGGAAAGTTCATAGACATAGAGACCAAGATAACCAGTCTCTACGAAGTTGTGAGAATAGCCAGGGACACAGTTGATGTTATAGAGCAGGAAGCTGCCCAGGGCAGGAAGATCGTTGTGAACATAAGTGGTGGAAGAAAGCCCCAGGCTCTTGGAGCCCTTTTCGGGTGTTACGCAAGGCACAAGATGATTGAGAGAATAGTTTACGTTACAGAGGAAGATAAACAGGTACTGGACCTTCCAATCCTGAACTTCGGAATATCTGAAACTAAACTCATGGTGCTTGAGGAACTCAAGAAGGGTGATATATCTGTTAAGAACCTTGCAATAAAAATAGGGATAAGCAGGGGAATGACCTACAACCACATAAGAGAACTCAGGGAAATGGGCTTTATAGCACCTGACAAACTTGAAATAACAACTGCAGGAGAACTTGCAGTTATCTGA
- a CDS encoding methanogen output domain 1-containing protein translates to MDNTRVLIIEDESITALEIHKKLETWGYHVVGVAGSGEEAVEIARENRLDLILADIILKGDMDGVEAIEQIYEITDAPVIYLTAHADESTFKRAKETKPAGYVIKPYDEKELAFNMEIALYNRKVKSRVEESEERLKAMNQFLHISSRAMTSSMRIEDTAGFLKEFARFFQSNIHSRFRKDLLSENSMRSDEELLEDYLEWVSQFFTNLGYKVDTQDNSLLVNQCFWGSRRGDNKTFCLMCKAMTELSFKWTGLPGHVEHESGLGLNHPTCVFRFEVEE, encoded by the coding sequence TTGGATAACACACGGGTACTGATAATTGAAGATGAAAGCATAACTGCCCTGGAGATTCATAAGAAGCTTGAAACATGGGGCTACCATGTTGTTGGAGTGGCAGGATCCGGGGAGGAGGCAGTTGAAATTGCCAGGGAAAACAGGCTGGACCTCATCCTTGCAGACATCATACTCAAGGGAGACATGGACGGTGTGGAGGCAATAGAACAGATCTACGAGATAACGGATGCTCCAGTCATATACCTCACAGCCCATGCAGATGAATCAACCTTCAAAAGGGCCAAGGAAACCAAACCTGCAGGTTACGTTATAAAGCCCTACGATGAGAAGGAGCTTGCCTTCAACATGGAGATAGCACTCTACAACAGAAAGGTCAAATCAAGGGTTGAAGAATCAGAGGAACGCCTTAAAGCCATGAACCAGTTCCTGCACATATCCTCCAGGGCAATGACATCCAGCATGCGCATAGAAGATACAGCAGGATTTTTAAAGGAATTTGCAAGGTTCTTCCAGAGCAACATCCACTCAAGGTTCAGGAAGGATCTGCTATCTGAAAACTCCATGCGCAGTGATGAAGAACTCCTTGAAGATTACCTGGAATGGGTTTCCCAGTTCTTCACAAACCTGGGCTACAAGGTGGATACCCAGGACAACTCCCTCCTTGTGAACCAGTGCTTCTGGGGCTCCCGAAGAGGGGATAACAAAACCTTCTGCCTCATGTGCAAGGCCATGACAGAGCTGAGTTTCAAATGGACAGGACTACCTGGACATGTTGAACATGAATCAGGGCTTGGGCTGAATCATCCCACATGTGTGTTCAGGTTTGAAGTTGAGGAATGA